The proteins below are encoded in one region of Helicoverpa armigera isolate CAAS_96S chromosome 11, ASM3070526v1, whole genome shotgun sequence:
- the LOC110370117 gene encoding uncharacterized protein LOC110370117, which yields MQGKYFLVVLMISLNHHIASSHILTSAYMDMSLPTCMRILTYTVMNDLCPTYGAYGDYSSEEVNMQPIPKELTLRQWEHRESVIKKCCTKPCSLPELLSAC from the exons ATGCAAGGCAAATACTTTCTTGTAGTGCTAATGATATCGCTGAACCACCACATTGCTTCATCGCACATCTTAACATCAGCGTACATGGACATGTCTCTACCAACTTGTATGAGAATCCTAACGTACACTGTGATGAACGATTTGTGCCCCACATACGGAGCCTATGGCGACTACTCTTCCG AAGAAGTCAACATGCAGCCAATCCCGAAAGAACTGACATTAAGACAATGGGAGCATAGAGAAAGCGTCATCAAAAAGTGCTGTACGAAGCCTTGTTCCTTGCCAGAACTATTGTCGGCTTGCTAA